Proteins from a genomic interval of Flammeovirgaceae bacterium SG7u.111:
- a CDS encoding iron-sulfur cluster assembly accessory protein produces the protein MITVTEKAKVKLAELKKEEGLEDSYNVRVSVKGGGCSGLMYDLDFDAEIKDGDEVFEDNGVKVLVDKKSMLYLLGTSLDFSDGLNGKGFQFVNPNATRTCGCGESFSV, from the coding sequence ATGATTACGGTAACAGAGAAAGCAAAAGTAAAATTAGCGGAGCTAAAGAAAGAAGAAGGCTTGGAAGACAGCTACAACGTGAGGGTTTCGGTGAAAGGTGGCGGATGCTCAGGGCTGATGTACGATCTTGATTTTGATGCCGAGATAAAGGACGGCGATGAAGTATTTGAAGACAACGGCGTAAAAGTACTGGTTGACAAAAAGAGTATGCTTTACCTCTTGGGAACTTCCCTAGATTTTAGCGATGGCTTGAACGGAAAAGGCTTCCAGTTTGTAAACCCTAACGCAACGAGAACTTGCGGCTGTGGCGAGAGCTTTTCGGTTTAA
- a CDS encoding M28 family peptidase, whose product MNSYLTKQLLPLLWIIVLSFYALELEKPTPVQPADAEGFSALNALPHIEIMASEVHMMGTAENRKVRDYIMAEFEKLGLETELFVGYDSYQSGNYIQLARTENIIATIKGKGDGKAVVLVAHYDSVIDSPGASDDVHAAACMLEVARLLVQGGHQNDIVFLVTDGEEQGLYGAKAFAKTKDLSNIGLVLNYEARGNSGSSISFEWSDGNGWLVEQVKEAGNRPVANSMSYEIYKRLPNGTDFTLFKNAGLAGINHAFIDGFSYYHNPDDIPENINPKSVQHTGENMFRLAKHFANTDLSSVKSENASFFNFFGSLPIYPSAWDLPLLLTTLLLVVFTIFKVAKGQKLSVLSFLKGFLSLFLGLALSGGLAFELSKLLFKFYPQYEEFYAGQFYNHKWYLVTSVGIGLLAMWLMAKWYVKKSDIASLKLSSLFILSIVTVLLYVFAPTASYFMLFPTLALTLICLADQFLEKAPVSSIVLRHVFSIVPIGVWTPVVLTLFLAFSLSGLAGSALLAGVISLGLLVAFPELWTESRLVPVVGAMLIVSSLLIGHLTSEPSESYPLPSKLKYTYNAESEKGYWSSYNKHPNAGNEQYIAGAENVPLYYPNTRTFKAKETEVKPHVPLPSVQLDSLDSSLVLLVSPVESFRKTIWMDNAQNIKGMKVNGKEVGFSGWGKESSVTIGLRAFPSDTLRIELTKRDVAQTTKCRLSSYFRSLPIADTLPANMVRGDGYSEIVQWVEL is encoded by the coding sequence ATGAACTCATACCTAACTAAGCAGCTCTTGCCGCTGCTCTGGATCATCGTTTTAAGTTTTTATGCCCTCGAGCTTGAAAAGCCAACCCCCGTACAGCCAGCCGACGCGGAGGGTTTTTCCGCCCTGAATGCTCTGCCCCATATTGAAATAATGGCTTCTGAAGTACATATGATGGGGACTGCGGAGAATAGAAAGGTGCGGGATTATATTATGGCAGAGTTTGAAAAGCTGGGGCTAGAAACAGAGTTGTTTGTAGGTTATGACAGCTATCAGTCTGGGAATTATATCCAGTTGGCCAGGACGGAAAATATCATAGCTACTATAAAAGGGAAGGGCGATGGGAAAGCGGTGGTGTTGGTGGCGCACTATGACAGTGTAATAGACTCTCCTGGTGCTTCTGATGACGTACATGCAGCGGCTTGTATGCTGGAGGTAGCTAGGCTTCTTGTGCAAGGTGGGCATCAGAACGATATTGTGTTTTTGGTGACCGATGGGGAGGAGCAAGGGCTATACGGGGCAAAGGCTTTTGCCAAAACAAAAGATCTTTCAAATATCGGATTGGTACTGAACTACGAAGCTCGGGGCAATAGCGGATCAAGCATTTCTTTCGAATGGTCGGATGGGAATGGCTGGTTAGTGGAACAAGTGAAGGAAGCTGGCAATAGGCCTGTAGCCAATTCAATGTCTTATGAGATTTACAAAAGGCTTCCCAACGGAACGGATTTTACCCTTTTCAAAAACGCAGGGTTGGCAGGCATCAACCACGCATTTATTGATGGCTTTTCCTATTACCACAACCCAGATGACATACCGGAAAACATTAATCCAAAAAGTGTTCAGCACACTGGGGAAAATATGTTTCGGTTGGCAAAGCATTTTGCCAATACAGATCTTTCTTCTGTAAAGAGCGAAAACGCTTCTTTTTTCAATTTCTTCGGAAGTTTACCCATTTACCCGTCAGCATGGGATTTACCATTGTTGCTAACGACTCTTTTGCTTGTGGTTTTTACCATTTTCAAAGTTGCCAAAGGGCAGAAGCTTTCAGTACTCTCTTTCCTGAAAGGCTTTTTGTCTTTATTTCTCGGGTTGGCATTGAGCGGAGGATTGGCGTTTGAGCTGAGCAAACTGCTTTTTAAGTTTTACCCCCAATACGAAGAGTTTTATGCCGGCCAGTTCTACAACCACAAATGGTACTTGGTGACGAGTGTCGGCATCGGTTTGTTGGCGATGTGGCTCATGGCCAAATGGTATGTGAAAAAAAGTGATATAGCTTCCCTTAAGCTTTCTTCCTTGTTCATATTAAGTATCGTCACGGTCTTGTTGTATGTTTTTGCGCCTACGGCAAGCTATTTTATGCTTTTTCCTACGTTGGCATTGACCCTCATTTGCCTTGCAGATCAGTTTTTGGAAAAAGCCCCAGTCAGCTCTATTGTGCTTAGGCATGTTTTCAGCATCGTCCCCATTGGGGTTTGGACACCTGTAGTCCTGACGTTGTTTTTAGCTTTCAGCCTATCAGGTTTGGCTGGGTCTGCGCTGCTGGCTGGCGTAATTTCGCTTGGGCTGCTCGTGGCCTTCCCAGAGCTTTGGACTGAATCGAGGCTTGTCCCTGTTGTAGGGGCGATGTTGATTGTTTCAAGCTTACTCATTGGCCACCTTACATCAGAGCCTAGCGAAAGCTACCCTTTGCCTTCAAAGTTGAAGTATACGTACAATGCAGAGAGTGAAAAAGGCTATTGGTCAAGTTATAATAAACACCCAAATGCAGGAAACGAACAATACATTGCAGGGGCAGAAAATGTGCCTTTGTACTACCCAAATACCAGAACATTCAAAGCCAAAGAAACCGAAGTGAAGCCACATGTGCCATTGCCATCTGTGCAGTTGGATTCGCTAGATAGTTCTTTGGTTTTACTTGTTTCGCCCGTAGAAAGCTTTCGGAAAACTATCTGGATGGATAATGCGCAGAACATAAAAGGCATGAAGGTGAATGGCAAAGAAGTAGGGTTTAGTGGGTGGGGCAAGGAGTCTTCTGTTACTATAGGGCTGCGAGCTTTTCCATCGGATACGCTTCGGATCGAATTAACGAAACGTGACGTAGCGCAAACCACAAAATGTAGGCTGAGCAGCTATTTTCGTTCGCTTCCCATAGCCGACACGCTTCCTGCAAATATGGTGAGAGGGGATGGGTATTCTGAAATAGTGCAATGGGTAGAGCTATAA
- a CDS encoding Glu/Leu/Phe/Val dehydrogenase, with the protein MSKEYSFFNEVLSFVDKAAVHTGHPSGLIDQIKQCNSIYKMNFPIRKENGEYEVIKGYRVQHSHHKTPTKGGIRYSMGVNEDEVKALASLMTYKCALVNVPFGGAKGGIQIDRRNYSKVDIEKITRRYAYELTRKNFIGPAVDVPAPDFGTGEQEMAWIADTYSAFHPESINAVGCVTGKPISMSGIRGRREATGRGVYIGLYEAVNNADDMKKLGLSTGLEGKKVIVQGFGNVGFYAAKFLQEAGAIITGIAEYEGGIFHPDGLDVEAVFNHRRETKSILNFDGAKNITNSLELLEYECDILVPAALENQITSENAGNVKAKIIGEAANGPVSSAAAQVLLEKGTLIIPDLFLNAGGVTVSYFEWLKNLSRVSFGKLEKRYDKLNNQHLVEMLENTTGKSLTEAQRNTVVKGASELDLVNSGLEDTMIGAYQEMRETAYKYKIDDLRVAAFTLSINKIADDYLSQGIFP; encoded by the coding sequence ATGAGCAAAGAATATAGCTTCTTTAATGAAGTCCTCAGCTTTGTTGATAAAGCGGCAGTCCATACAGGACACCCAAGCGGACTAATCGACCAAATAAAACAGTGCAACAGCATTTATAAAATGAACTTCCCTATTAGAAAAGAAAATGGGGAGTACGAAGTAATAAAAGGATACAGGGTGCAGCACTCGCACCACAAAACCCCAACAAAAGGAGGTATCCGCTACAGCATGGGTGTGAACGAAGACGAGGTGAAAGCCCTAGCCTCGCTCATGACCTACAAATGCGCCTTGGTAAACGTACCTTTTGGAGGTGCAAAAGGCGGCATCCAGATAGACAGAAGAAATTATTCGAAGGTCGATATAGAGAAAATCACCCGAAGATACGCCTACGAGCTTACCAGAAAGAACTTCATTGGCCCGGCGGTAGATGTCCCCGCCCCTGACTTTGGCACAGGAGAGCAAGAGATGGCATGGATAGCCGACACCTATTCAGCATTTCATCCAGAGTCTATCAATGCTGTTGGCTGCGTAACGGGCAAGCCCATTTCCATGTCGGGGATAAGGGGCAGAAGAGAAGCTACGGGCAGAGGAGTGTATATCGGTCTGTATGAAGCAGTAAACAATGCCGATGACATGAAGAAACTAGGGCTTAGCACGGGGCTAGAAGGCAAGAAAGTGATTGTCCAAGGCTTTGGTAACGTGGGTTTTTATGCCGCCAAGTTTTTGCAAGAGGCAGGAGCGATCATCACAGGAATAGCCGAATACGAAGGGGGGATTTTCCACCCCGATGGGCTAGATGTAGAAGCTGTTTTCAACCACAGAAGAGAGACAAAATCAATCTTGAACTTTGACGGCGCAAAAAACATCACAAACTCGCTGGAATTGCTCGAATACGAATGCGATATCTTAGTTCCCGCAGCCCTAGAAAACCAAATCACTTCGGAAAATGCGGGAAATGTGAAGGCAAAAATAATTGGTGAAGCTGCCAACGGTCCGGTAAGTTCTGCCGCGGCACAAGTTCTTTTAGAAAAAGGCACGCTCATTATCCCTGATTTGTTTCTCAATGCTGGCGGTGTAACCGTCTCATATTTTGAGTGGCTAAAAAACCTTTCGAGGGTTTCTTTTGGGAAGTTGGAAAAACGCTACGACAAACTCAACAACCAACACTTGGTGGAGATGCTGGAAAACACTACAGGAAAATCTTTGACAGAAGCCCAAAGAAATACGGTAGTGAAAGGTGCTAGTGAATTAGACCTTGTAAATTCAGGTTTGGAAGATACCATGATCGGTGCCTACCAAGAAATGCGGGAAACAGCTTACAAATACAAAATTGACGACTTGAGGGTAGCGGCTTTTACCCTTTCTATCAACAAAATTGCCGATGATTACCTTAGCCAAGGTATTTTTCCGTGA
- a CDS encoding DUF2339 domain-containing protein, with amino-acid sequence MSEEEEDKHKEEEQQPEEGKPKSSIKEEMKRFRADLDHYRTTYFNELEGYEKIKNDDSYDELKKQSNTTDWDDVEITRFYPNVEEIFKPRPPVKNSISSINWNKETNKVYIKEFDEDDEVVKAQIAQMKGEMDTSSGLLSGDLGKQINKQLKGLQEEIPLNKRDIERYIGENLVFKLAVAIILVGVIVLYQYSISMGYINEYARVAVGITIGTAFCVWAHYHELNGKSKFTPTLVTLGIITLYYTVRVSFSTHEILSQTQGFIGGIIVTGIAIFLAMLYNEKRLSILAILGGYLTPFLVSTGEGNYVYFFSYVLLFNLAMLIIAHIKKWQVINSISILSTSLFLVIWTTLNPFDNYGEYIGLLAFSSLSYLLFFAAIFTYSRHKKLEVKSFDFYMLAFVFGMFIFSIYYAVPRLAIREYMPHILSGIAAFQAYFSFVLYRKESLEVIAWRRLALSSLLVANLAGLYGINHPEFYNTFWALQAIFLTWLGIQLEEKFVRDAAMVVLLLAIASLLYSWSQTYWSTYEITPTFIINKGMWASFVTLCASLISVLLYSGEEELEVLGMEVINWIKIISVTLSVIGYLTGLFELLWHTPQIQPELRMLMVDVYSMGYLFFYRFIIYNYKIDRLKVSVGGLMVISVIFYIFFGQNRTLELRDAFVNNNGNFWSFGFHYINLALSALLVITIMRDITSGKEWYRTGKYAFVMWFLCAVIVFHSTYELEHTIVLIRYAFTDIGMDEFLSQVRLTGFSILWSVISSVLMYFGITKKLKELRVISLVLFTITIAKFLIFDFWYMQAIWKIISAISIGILLLIVSQMYGKLRNLINSGELIFDKDKVYSQEESAEMIRYAQARRDMLEEDEEDDIDDKLRDIDDMYEGDYTDDEEYEDDEDEDEWR; translated from the coding sequence ATGTCAGAGGAGGAAGAAGACAAACATAAGGAAGAAGAACAGCAGCCCGAAGAGGGAAAGCCAAAGTCCTCTATAAAAGAGGAAATGAAGCGTTTCAGGGCTGATCTTGATCATTATAGAACTACCTATTTCAACGAACTGGAGGGCTATGAAAAGATCAAGAACGATGACTCCTACGACGAACTGAAAAAACAAAGCAACACCACTGACTGGGACGATGTGGAAATTACCCGCTTCTACCCAAACGTAGAAGAGATTTTCAAACCCCGCCCTCCCGTAAAAAACAGTATTTCGAGCATCAACTGGAACAAGGAAACCAACAAGGTTTATATAAAAGAATTTGACGAAGACGATGAGGTGGTAAAAGCCCAAATTGCCCAAATGAAGGGTGAGATGGATACGAGCAGTGGGTTGCTCTCTGGCGACTTGGGCAAGCAGATCAACAAACAACTGAAAGGCCTCCAAGAGGAAATACCTCTTAACAAACGGGACATTGAGCGCTACATTGGGGAAAACCTAGTATTCAAGCTAGCCGTTGCCATTATTTTGGTAGGCGTGATAGTTTTGTACCAATACTCCATAAGCATGGGGTATATCAACGAATACGCACGGGTTGCCGTTGGCATCACCATTGGTACGGCTTTTTGCGTATGGGCACATTACCATGAGCTAAACGGCAAATCGAAATTTACCCCAACCTTGGTTACGCTGGGAATCATCACGCTTTACTACACCGTACGGGTTTCCTTTTCTACCCACGAAATCCTTTCCCAAACCCAAGGCTTTATTGGCGGGATAATAGTCACGGGAATTGCTATTTTCCTCGCCATGCTCTACAATGAAAAACGGCTTTCCATCTTAGCTATTCTGGGCGGATACCTCACACCTTTTTTGGTAAGCACGGGTGAGGGGAATTATGTATATTTCTTTAGCTACGTACTCCTTTTTAACTTAGCAATGCTCATCATTGCCCACATTAAAAAGTGGCAGGTTATCAATTCTATTTCCATCCTTTCCACCTCGCTTTTCTTGGTGATTTGGACCACGCTCAACCCTTTTGACAACTACGGGGAATATATAGGCTTGCTGGCATTTTCAAGCCTTTCCTATCTTCTCTTTTTTGCTGCTATTTTTACTTATTCTAGGCACAAAAAACTAGAAGTAAAATCCTTTGATTTTTACATGCTTGCCTTTGTGTTCGGCATGTTTATTTTCAGTATTTACTACGCTGTTCCCCGCTTAGCTATTCGGGAATATATGCCACATATCTTATCCGGCATAGCAGCTTTTCAGGCATATTTTTCCTTTGTGCTGTACCGAAAAGAATCCCTAGAAGTGATCGCTTGGAGAAGACTTGCCCTTTCCTCCTTGTTGGTGGCCAACCTAGCGGGGCTTTATGGAATAAACCACCCAGAGTTTTACAACACTTTTTGGGCATTACAAGCCATTTTCCTCACGTGGCTGGGTATTCAATTAGAAGAAAAATTTGTACGAGATGCCGCAATGGTCGTCCTGCTGCTCGCCATTGCCAGCTTGCTTTATTCTTGGTCGCAAACTTACTGGAGTACTTATGAAATCACGCCAACCTTCATTATCAACAAAGGGATGTGGGCGAGTTTTGTTACACTTTGCGCTTCGCTCATAAGTGTCTTGCTCTATTCGGGGGAAGAAGAGCTGGAAGTATTGGGCATGGAAGTGATCAATTGGATAAAAATCATCAGCGTCACACTTTCCGTCATTGGCTACCTTACTGGGCTGTTCGAGTTACTTTGGCACACGCCCCAAATCCAACCAGAGCTTCGCATGCTTATGGTAGATGTTTATTCTATGGGCTACTTATTCTTCTACCGCTTCATTATTTACAACTATAAAATCGACCGGCTAAAAGTCAGCGTTGGCGGACTGATGGTCATTAGTGTGATTTTCTATATTTTCTTTGGGCAAAACCGAACACTCGAACTAAGGGATGCTTTTGTGAACAATAATGGGAACTTTTGGTCCTTTGGCTTTCATTATATAAACTTGGCCCTCTCCGCTTTGCTGGTCATCACAATCATGCGTGATATCACCTCAGGAAAAGAATGGTACCGTACAGGGAAATATGCTTTTGTGATGTGGTTCTTATGTGCCGTTATCGTTTTCCACTCCACTTATGAACTGGAACACACCATAGTTTTAATACGATATGCCTTTACCGATATCGGGATGGACGAATTCTTGTCTCAGGTCAGGCTTACCGGTTTTTCCATTCTCTGGTCTGTCATTTCTTCGGTCTTAATGTATTTTGGCATCACCAAAAAGCTCAAAGAACTTCGGGTTATCTCCTTGGTCCTTTTCACCATCACCATTGCCAAATTCTTGATTTTCGACTTTTGGTACATGCAAGCCATCTGGAAAATCATTTCAGCTATTTCCATTGGCATTTTGCTATTGATTGTATCTCAGATGTATGGTAAGCTTCGCAACCTGATAAACAGCGGGGAGCTTATATTTGACAAAGACAAAGTCTACTCCCAAGAAGAATCTGCCGAAATGATCCGCTATGCCCAAGCAAGGCGCGACATGTTGGAAGAAGACGAAGAGGACGACATCGACGATAAACTTCGCGATATTGATGATATGTACGAAGGAGACTATACCGACGATGAGGAATACGAGGATGACGAAGACGAGGATGAGTGGAGATAG